In Isoptericola variabilis 225, the genomic window TCAAGCGGCACGGCTGGCCGCCGCTGCTCGCCACGTGGACGACCCTCCTGGGCGCGCTCGGCCTGCTGTCGCTCATCATCTGGCTCGTGGGCCGCGAGTTCCGCGACGAGTGGCCCCTGCTCGTCGAGGAGGCCGGCCGCGGGCTCGACGAGCTGGAACGCTTCGCCACCGAGGGGCCGATCCCCATCAGCGAGGCCCAGCTCGAGCAGGCGCGGCAGGCCGCCACGCAGGCGCTCACCAGCGACGCGGTGCAGGCCGGCGCGGTCCGGGGCGCCACGGCGGCGATCGAGGCCGTCGCCGGCCTCTTCCTCGGCCTGGTGGTGCTGTTCTTCCTGCTCAAGGACGGCCGGAAGATCTACTCGTTCCTGCTCACGCCGCTCCAGCCGTACACCCGGCAGCGGGCGCTGCGCATCGGCGACCGGTCGGTCGACGTGCTCGGCGGGTACGTGCGCGGCACCGCGATCATCGCGTTCGTCGACGCGTTCTTCATCGGTCTCGCGCTCGTCATCCTCGGCGTCCCGCTCGCGCTGCCGCTGGCCATCGTCGTGTTCCTGGGCGCGTTCATCCCGCTCATCGGCGCGGTGCTCGCGGGCGTCCTCGCGGCGCTGGTCGCGCTCGTGACCAACGGCCCGGTGACCGCGCTCATCGTCGTCGCCGTCATCATCGGCGTGAACCAGCTCGAGGGCGACCTGCTCGCACCCGTCATCATGGGCCGCGTGCTCGCGCTGCACCCGCTCGCCGTGCTGCTGGCCCTCACGGCCGGCACGATCCTCGCCGGGTTCGTCGGCGCGCTGCTCGCCGTGCCGATCGCCGCCGTGTCGTGGGCCGCGATCAAGGAGTGGGTCGCGACGTCGCCGTCCCACGAGGTCGTCGTCGCCGAGGCCGAGCCTCCACCCGACGAGGGGTGAGTCAGTCGCGGGTGACCTCGCCCGAGGCGAGGTCGACGCGGTAGTCGACGTCGTCGCCGTCCTCGTCCACGGTGACGGCCCAGAAGTACGTGTCGTCCTCGTCGTCGAGCTCGGCGTCGTCGAGCGTGCCGTTCCCCTCGGCAAGCGCGCTCTCGATCGCCTCGGCGAGCGTGACCTGGGCACCGTCGAGGGCCTGGCGGTCGCCGTCGTCGAGGTCGCCGTCCTCGGTGCTGACGACCTGGCCGTCCGCGTCGACCTCGACCTCCTGGGACGCGTCGCCGACCCTGACCTTGACCTCCCACGTGTCGTTCTCGTCCGCGTCGTCGACGGCGAACGCGGTGCCGCCCGCCTGGTCCTCGGCCGCCGTGATCGCGGCGAGCGCCGCGGCCGTGGCGTCGTCGCCCCCGCCCGCGGCGGAGGCGTCGTCCGAGGGC contains:
- a CDS encoding AI-2E family transporter produces the protein MKIATRTGRSAGLWSDRLGAPATRALQVLILLALAACVVFAMMRLKLLVIPLLIAVILAAALAPVVRYLKRHGWPPLLATWTTLLGALGLLSLIIWLVGREFRDEWPLLVEEAGRGLDELERFATEGPIPISEAQLEQARQAATQALTSDAVQAGAVRGATAAIEAVAGLFLGLVVLFFLLKDGRKIYSFLLTPLQPYTRQRALRIGDRSVDVLGGYVRGTAIIAFVDAFFIGLALVILGVPLALPLAIVVFLGAFIPLIGAVLAGVLAALVALVTNGPVTALIVVAVIIGVNQLEGDLLAPVIMGRVLALHPLAVLLALTAGTILAGFVGALLAVPIAAVSWAAIKEWVATSPSHEVVVAEAEPPPDEG
- a CDS encoding PepSY domain-containing protein, with translation MRTRIATPALALALGLTLAACGQGDGNEATPGEGDHLAGSPGGNRTALPSDDATQVSPQPSDDASAAGGGDDATAAALAAITAAEDQAGGTAFAVDDADENDTWEVKVRVGDASQEVEVDADGQVVSTEDGDLDDGDRQALDGAQVTLAEAIESALAEGNGTLDDAELDDEDDTYFWAVTVDEDGDDVDYRVDLASGEVTRD